The following coding sequences lie in one Synechococcus sp. PCC 7336 genomic window:
- the trpS gene encoding tryptophan--tRNA ligase encodes MDSAEILRKRKYRHSLVRDFDSDRVLSAFLLGDDRPTLIFICQNNSDSSGTLPDLRDLERIVGMSLTVRDARKVEDGLAVVQQGQVQRVVLDESAFDREKIYLRSPDNTSALEISGEDFKALLEDLGFETESETARLRIYDFGYAAVRQSAQNRVVSGIQPSGDMTLGNYLGAVVNWQKQVENYDENFFFLADLHSLTTLPDPADLRDRIFKTVATLVACGLDLDKATLFRQSDLGGYHTELAWIFSCLTPEGRLEQMTQFKEKARKQEFVGSGLKTYPILMAADIAIYQATLVPVGEDQRQHLELAREIIRRFNGRYGYTMPVPKADMPQVLARVMSLTDGTSKMSKSNPNRDSCIYLLDNPDDIKRKIKRAKTDSNRDLFFDENRPEISNLLGIYQVLSGLAQAEVVEQFKGQGAAKLKAQLTEAVIEALRPIREQYDRLSADRDRVLEILSQGKARVEPIAQQTLAAVKQRVGL; translated from the coding sequence ATGGATAGCGCTGAAATTTTACGCAAAAGGAAATATCGCCACAGTCTCGTCCGCGACTTCGATTCAGATCGAGTCTTGAGTGCCTTCCTGTTGGGGGACGATCGCCCGACGTTAATCTTTATTTGTCAGAACAACTCAGACAGTTCCGGGACTTTGCCAGATTTGCGAGATCTCGAACGTATTGTGGGGATGTCCCTGACTGTCCGGGACGCTCGCAAGGTCGAGGATGGGCTGGCCGTTGTCCAGCAGGGTCAGGTGCAAAGGGTTGTGTTAGACGAGTCGGCGTTCGATCGCGAGAAGATTTATTTGCGATCGCCAGACAACACCTCCGCACTTGAAATCAGTGGGGAAGACTTTAAGGCATTGCTCGAAGACCTCGGTTTTGAGACAGAGTCGGAAACCGCAAGGCTGCGTATCTACGATTTTGGCTATGCAGCGGTGCGGCAATCGGCGCAGAATCGGGTTGTTTCTGGGATTCAGCCGTCAGGAGATATGACGCTGGGAAACTATTTGGGGGCCGTTGTTAATTGGCAAAAGCAAGTCGAGAACTATGACGAGAATTTTTTCTTTCTGGCTGACTTGCATAGCTTGACGACATTGCCCGACCCTGCCGATTTGCGCGATCGCATTTTCAAAACGGTCGCAACCTTGGTGGCCTGCGGCTTGGATTTAGACAAGGCCACCCTGTTTCGCCAAAGCGATCTGGGGGGCTATCACACCGAGCTGGCCTGGATTTTTAGCTGCTTGACACCAGAAGGGCGTCTGGAACAAATGACGCAGTTTAAGGAAAAGGCCAGAAAGCAGGAATTCGTTGGCTCCGGTTTAAAAACCTATCCAATCTTAATGGCCGCCGATATTGCCATCTACCAGGCCACCCTAGTCCCGGTGGGAGAAGACCAGAGACAACACCTCGAACTGGCTCGCGAAATTATCCGTCGCTTTAATGGTCGCTATGGCTATACGATGCCCGTGCCTAAAGCTGATATGCCGCAGGTGCTGGCTCGCGTCATGAGCTTGACGGATGGAACCAGCAAGATGTCTAAATCCAATCCCAATCGGGATAGCTGTATTTATTTGCTGGATAATCCCGACGATATTAAACGCAAAATCAAGCGGGCTAAAACGGATAGCAATCGCGATCTCTTTTTTGACGAGAACCGCCCCGAGATTTCCAATCTTTTAGGAATTTATCAGGTGCTATCGGGGCTCGCGCAAGCTGAGGTTGTAGAGCAGTTTAAGGGGCAAGGGGCGGCCAAGCTGAAAGCTCAACTGACAGAGGCTGTCATTGAGGCGTTACGGCCCATTCGAGAGCAGTACGATCGGCTGTCAGCCGATCGCGATCGCGTGCTGGAGATCTTGAGCCAGGGCAAAGCGCGAGTCGAGCCGATTGCGCAACAAACGCTGGCTGCCGTCAAGCAACGGGTGGGTCTTTAG
- the glnT gene encoding type III glutamate--ammonia ligase: MLSELARDRGIRYFLISFTDLFGVQRSKLVPAVAIDTIAQAGAGFAGFAAWLDMTPADPDILAIPDRDRLIQLPWQPDVVWMPADLYSVTGEAIAQTPRLVLKRVLAEAEGQSYQVKTGVECEYFLLSADGESISDGLDRASKPCYDQQALMRRYDVISEICDAMLELGWESYQNDHEDANGQFEMNWKYADALVTADRHAFFKYMVKAIAAKHGFRATFMPKPFTHLTGNGCHLHLSVWDTAGSTNLFDDPQGELGLSDLAYQFIAGVLHHAEAICAFSNPTVNSYKRLNASTTTSGATWSPTTATYGGNNRTHAIRIPAAGRFEFRLPDGSANPYLLPAAVIAAGLDGMAEKRDPGPRSEANTYTDSPAPDVKRLPENLLDALRGLEANSVMGDRLGPEIISAYLKLKRKAWSDYSAHLSSWELEHTLDC, translated from the coding sequence ATGCTGTCTGAGTTAGCTCGCGATCGCGGCATTCGCTATTTTCTGATTTCCTTCACAGATTTATTCGGGGTGCAGCGCTCGAAGCTAGTGCCCGCAGTGGCGATCGATACGATCGCCCAAGCTGGAGCGGGGTTTGCTGGGTTTGCAGCTTGGTTGGATATGACCCCAGCCGATCCAGATATTTTGGCCATTCCCGATCGCGATCGCCTCATACAACTGCCTTGGCAGCCCGATGTGGTTTGGATGCCAGCGGATCTGTATAGCGTGACTGGAGAGGCGATCGCCCAAACCCCCAGACTGGTCTTGAAACGGGTGTTAGCTGAAGCTGAAGGCCAAAGCTACCAGGTGAAAACGGGGGTGGAGTGCGAGTATTTTCTCCTCAGTGCCGATGGCGAGAGTATTTCTGACGGGCTCGATCGCGCCTCCAAGCCCTGTTACGACCAGCAGGCGTTGATGCGCCGCTACGATGTCATCTCGGAAATTTGCGATGCCATGCTAGAGCTGGGTTGGGAATCGTATCAAAACGATCACGAGGATGCCAACGGCCAATTTGAGATGAATTGGAAGTATGCAGATGCTTTGGTCACAGCCGATCGACATGCCTTTTTCAAATACATGGTGAAGGCGATCGCGGCTAAGCACGGTTTCCGAGCCACCTTTATGCCGAAACCCTTCACCCACTTAACGGGGAATGGCTGCCACCTGCACCTCTCCGTGTGGGATACCGCTGGCAGCACGAATTTGTTTGACGATCCCCAAGGGGAATTGGGGCTATCCGACCTGGCCTACCAGTTTATCGCTGGCGTCTTGCATCACGCGGAGGCGATTTGCGCCTTCAGCAATCCCACTGTCAATTCCTACAAGCGCCTGAACGCCTCAACCACAACGTCTGGAGCAACTTGGTCCCCCACCACCGCCACCTACGGCGGCAACAATCGCACCCATGCAATTCGCATTCCCGCTGCCGGTCGGTTTGAGTTCCGCCTTCCCGATGGGTCTGCCAATCCCTATTTACTGCCTGCGGCTGTGATTGCGGCGGGGTTAGATGGCATGGCGGAAAAGCGAGATCCTGGGCCGCGATCGGAGGCAAATACCTACACCGATTCCCCTGCCCCAGATGTCAAGCGACTGCCCGAAAACCTTCTCGATGCTCTGCGCGGTTTGGAGGCGAATTCGGTGATGGGCGATCGCCTCGGCCCAGAAATCATCTCTGCCTATCTCAAGCTCAAGCGTAAGGCATGGTCGGATTACTCCGCCCATCTCAGCTCTTGGGAGTTGGAGCACACTTTGGATTGCTAG
- the pyk gene encoding pyruvate kinase: MRWSDSFRRTKIVATIGPATSKPDMLRQLVLSGATTLRLNFSHGSHDDHRRSIRLIRQVAYELGIQVAILQDLQGPKIRLGKFAEGPISLAAGDPYVLTSTPMPGTQERSCITYDRLAREVPVGAIILLDDGRVEMRVERVDAEAGELHCRTVIGGVLSNSKGVNFPGIRLSIRAITPKDREDLRFGLSQGIDWVALSFVREPSDVIELRQLMSALGRRVPIIVKFEKHEAVEQLEEILRLSDGVMVARGDLGVEVPPEDVPVLQKRLIATANRLGIPVITATQMLDSMAHSPRATRAEISDVANAILDGTDAVMLSNETAVGKYPVEAVKTMAQIACRIEQEYVSPIRQLPQLPTLHASAGSGDRDLPKTNIPDAISRSVGKIAQQLEAAAIMSLTKSGATARNVSKFRPRTPILAITPQVTVARQLQLVWGVHPLVLADLASTSQTFEVALNTAQEQNMLQDGDLVVMTAGTIQGFSGSTDLIKVEMVKSVVATGQGFGRGCVSGPARIVRSGLESSKLTKGEILVVSSTNANYVEAMKHAAGVIAEEEGAASHAAVIAMRLGLPVMVGVKGATSLIRDGAIVTIDTEKGRVTSGVGRASLRNR; encoded by the coding sequence ATGCGCTGGAGCGATTCCTTCCGCCGAACTAAAATCGTTGCCACGATTGGCCCTGCCACTTCCAAGCCAGATATGTTGCGTCAACTGGTACTCAGTGGCGCGACGACGCTACGGCTGAATTTTTCCCACGGCAGCCACGACGACCACCGCCGCAGCATTCGACTCATCCGTCAGGTGGCCTACGAGTTGGGTATTCAAGTGGCTATCTTGCAAGACCTACAAGGCCCTAAAATTCGCCTCGGCAAATTCGCAGAGGGGCCGATCTCGCTGGCAGCGGGCGATCCCTACGTGTTGACGAGCACCCCCATGCCAGGGACGCAGGAGCGCAGTTGCATTACCTACGACAGGCTGGCCCGCGAAGTCCCCGTAGGAGCCATCATTTTGCTCGATGACGGTCGCGTGGAAATGCGGGTGGAGCGGGTGGATGCCGAAGCGGGAGAACTGCACTGCCGCACCGTCATCGGCGGAGTGCTCTCCAATAGCAAAGGGGTAAACTTTCCCGGCATACGCCTCTCGATTCGGGCGATTACCCCGAAAGATCGCGAGGACTTGCGCTTTGGTCTCAGCCAAGGGATCGATTGGGTTGCCCTCAGCTTTGTGCGAGAGCCCTCAGATGTGATTGAGTTGCGCCAGCTCATGTCGGCACTCGGTCGTCGCGTACCGATTATTGTCAAATTTGAAAAGCACGAAGCGGTGGAGCAACTGGAGGAAATTCTCCGTCTGTCGGACGGAGTTATGGTAGCGCGGGGAGATTTGGGGGTCGAAGTCCCGCCTGAGGATGTACCTGTCTTGCAAAAGCGTCTGATTGCCACTGCCAATCGCCTCGGCATTCCGGTGATCACGGCGACTCAAATGCTGGATAGTATGGCCCACAGCCCCCGCGCCACCCGTGCCGAGATTTCGGATGTGGCCAATGCCATCTTGGATGGCACCGATGCCGTCATGCTCTCCAACGAAACTGCCGTGGGGAAATACCCTGTCGAAGCGGTGAAAACTATGGCCCAGATTGCCTGCCGCATCGAGCAGGAATATGTTTCCCCCATTCGCCAACTGCCGCAACTACCCACTCTCCACGCCAGTGCAGGTAGCGGCGATCGCGATCTGCCCAAAACCAATATTCCCGATGCCATTAGCCGGTCGGTGGGTAAAATTGCTCAGCAATTAGAGGCGGCGGCGATTATGAGCCTGACCAAATCGGGGGCCACTGCCCGGAATGTGTCTAAGTTTCGCCCCCGTACCCCAATTCTCGCCATTACCCCCCAAGTGACGGTGGCCCGACAACTCCAGCTAGTCTGGGGGGTTCACCCCCTCGTGTTGGCAGATCTAGCCTCCACTAGCCAGACTTTTGAGGTGGCCCTCAACACAGCCCAAGAGCAAAACATGCTGCAAGATGGCGATCTGGTGGTGATGACTGCCGGGACCATTCAGGGGTTTTCGGGCTCGACAGACCTGATCAAAGTGGAAATGGTGAAGTCGGTGGTCGCTACTGGCCAAGGATTCGGTCGCGGCTGCGTCAGCGGTCCGGCCCGCATCGTGCGCTCCGGTCTGGAGTCGAGCAAGCTGACAAAAGGAGAGATCTTAGTGGTGTCGTCCACTAATGCCAACTATGTGGAGGCGATGAAACACGCTGCCGGCGTGATTGCTGAAGAAGAGGGAGCAGCATCCCACGCTGCGGTAATTGCTATGCGCTTGGGGCTGCCGGTGATGGTGGGAGTCAAGGGGGCAACCAGTCTGATTCGAGATGGAGCCATTGTCACGATTGACACAGAGAAAGGTCGGGTGACATCGGGGGTGGGTCGAGCCTCCCTTCGCAATCGTTAG
- a CDS encoding response regulator transcription factor: MTARILIVEDELSIRTLLQRYLEQQGYTVEVAESGAVALEHFHAFQPNLVVLDLNLPDMNGYELCPRMQEETGVYVLMLTSRVDTADRLQGFHLGADDYITKPFNLPEVGARVAAILKRQRPIAAALEQPLHFQDLSIDPEQRKVSRGQNLIPLTALEFDLLYTMAQTPGRVWRRGELIEAVWEEEHDGDERVVDVHIGQIRKKIETQVDQPSIIRTVRGVGYKFEAPIEPVELSVPRPVPSKV, from the coding sequence ATGACAGCTCGTATTTTGATCGTTGAGGACGAACTCAGCATTCGTACCCTCCTGCAACGCTACCTCGAACAACAAGGCTACACCGTTGAAGTGGCTGAAAGTGGAGCAGTGGCGCTAGAGCACTTTCATGCCTTTCAGCCCAATTTAGTGGTGCTCGATCTCAACCTACCGGACATGAATGGCTACGAACTGTGCCCCAGAATGCAAGAAGAAACAGGGGTTTACGTCCTCATGCTGACCTCTCGCGTCGATACCGCCGATCGCCTGCAGGGGTTTCACTTAGGGGCAGATGACTATATTACGAAGCCTTTTAACCTACCTGAAGTGGGGGCAAGGGTTGCGGCCATTCTCAAGCGGCAGCGCCCGATCGCGGCAGCGCTAGAACAGCCGCTGCACTTCCAAGATTTGAGCATTGACCCCGAGCAGCGCAAGGTCAGTCGAGGCCAGAATCTCATTCCTCTAACGGCACTTGAGTTCGATTTGCTTTACACCATGGCTCAAACGCCGGGCCGAGTCTGGCGGCGCGGCGAGCTGATTGAAGCTGTGTGGGAGGAGGAGCATGACGGTGACGAACGGGTGGTGGACGTTCACATCGGCCAAATCCGCAAGAAGATCGAAACTCAGGTGGATCAGCCCTCCATCATCCGCACCGTGCGCGGGGTGGGCTATAAGTTTGAAGCTCCCATCGAACCGGTGGAGTTGTCCGTCCCCAGGCCCGTTCCCTCTAAAGTCTGA
- a CDS encoding DUF2555 domain-containing protein, producing MTSHSISPSQAESSAPPRRYTEAEVAELAERLERDEYTSVFGCLEDWHALKAISFQQPELVVPYVHLLELEVDED from the coding sequence ATGACTAGTCACAGCATTTCCCCTTCCCAGGCAGAATCCTCTGCCCCCCCCCGCCGCTATACCGAAGCGGAAGTTGCCGAACTTGCCGAACGGCTGGAGCGCGACGAGTACACTTCAGTATTTGGTTGTCTGGAAGATTGGCATGCCCTCAAGGCAATCTCCTTCCAGCAGCCTGAATTGGTGGTTCCTTATGTCCATCTCCTGGAATTAGAAGTGGACGAAGATTGA
- a CDS encoding alpha/beta fold hydrolase, which yields MSECLTLADFPLQCGVTLPEIQLVYETYGTLNGDRSNAILYPTSYGAHHTDLEWLIRVEGILNPAAYFIIAVNALGNGLSSSPSNQPLCGLAEQQFWFTHWDNVRLQAHLVREVLKIDRLALVYGWSMGAQQAYHWGALYPDRVARMAALCGTARTTPHNRIFLQSLRSALTSDPSWTGSRFEGVPERGFRTFAQIYASWAASQAYYREGLFYSLGYASLEDYLLRGWEASYRKCDPRNLIAMLDTWLHCDVGDNPLYCGNYEAALGAIQAQTLVMPAETDLYFTPEDCAAEAKLIPKGQYLPIPSIWGHRAGNPYQNPEDERFIREAVDHLLRSGD from the coding sequence ATGTCTGAATGTTTGACGCTCGCAGACTTCCCGCTGCAATGTGGGGTGACACTGCCGGAGATTCAACTGGTCTATGAAACCTACGGGACTCTCAACGGCGATCGCAGCAATGCCATCCTCTATCCCACCTCCTACGGAGCCCACCATACCGATTTAGAGTGGCTCATCCGTGTCGAGGGCATTCTCAACCCCGCAGCTTATTTCATCATCGCCGTTAACGCCCTGGGAAACGGACTATCCAGCTCTCCTAGCAATCAGCCTCTGTGCGGCTTGGCAGAGCAACAGTTTTGGTTTACCCACTGGGACAACGTGCGGCTGCAAGCCCATCTCGTCCGCGAAGTGCTGAAGATCGATCGCTTGGCACTCGTCTACGGCTGGTCGATGGGGGCTCAGCAGGCTTATCACTGGGGAGCGTTATATCCCGATCGCGTCGCGCGAATGGCTGCTCTCTGCGGCACTGCCCGCACCACTCCTCACAATCGGATCTTTCTGCAAAGCCTGCGCTCGGCCTTAACCAGCGATCCAAGCTGGACGGGGAGCAGGTTTGAGGGGGTGCCCGAACGGGGGTTTCGGACCTTTGCCCAAATCTACGCTAGCTGGGCAGCCTCTCAGGCGTATTACCGCGAGGGACTGTTTTACTCGCTGGGCTACGCTTCATTGGAAGATTACCTCCTGCGGGGTTGGGAAGCTAGCTATCGCAAATGCGATCCGCGCAATTTAATTGCCATGCTCGATACATGGTTGCATTGCGATGTCGGAGATAATCCCCTCTATTGCGGCAATTACGAGGCGGCTTTGGGGGCCATCCAGGCTCAAACATTGGTGATGCCCGCTGAAACAGATTTGTACTTTACGCCGGAAGACTGTGCCGCAGAAGCCAAACTCATTCCCAAGGGGCAGTATTTACCAATCCCGTCGATTTGGGGACACCGTGCTGGCAATCCTTACCAAAATCCCGAAGACGAACGATTTATCCGAGAAGCTGTAGACCATTTGCTGAGGAGTGGTGATTAA
- a CDS encoding DUF4168 domain-containing protein has product MKIWPQFSLHFGLSLCLPLLLGVAVGTGGGSSRWIDLRSQAVRAQEEDAIAPDIAPDTVELFARVLLEIEPFRLKALEETNNTADTTAQNEIRRQFIRDATAVIESHNLSVPDYNRLTIQLREDPELKAQIEQAIRSIQLEEISRSQPF; this is encoded by the coding sequence ATGAAAATCTGGCCCCAATTCAGTTTGCATTTCGGCCTGTCTCTGTGCCTGCCTTTATTGCTGGGGGTGGCAGTCGGTACGGGGGGTGGCAGTAGTCGTTGGATAGATTTGCGATCGCAAGCGGTAAGGGCTCAGGAGGAAGATGCGATCGCACCAGACATCGCGCCAGACACGGTAGAACTGTTTGCACGGGTGTTGCTGGAAATCGAGCCCTTCCGTTTAAAAGCGCTAGAAGAAACCAACAATACTGCTGACACAACCGCCCAAAATGAAATCCGGCGGCAATTTATCCGAGATGCTACGGCAGTGATTGAAAGCCATAACCTGTCGGTTCCCGACTATAACCGCCTCACGATTCAACTGCGGGAAGATCCCGAGCTGAAGGCCCAAATCGAGCAGGCGATTCGCTCCATTCAACTGGAGGAAATCAGCCGTTCGCAACCGTTCTAA
- a CDS encoding DUF3747 domain-containing protein yields MNSIDSLSLAWRTLLATCGAAAIALTGAATLASGVEPEVPNLDASGTPATVAPSSRAAANARSLFDKQEVDIEAFIAMAAPRGRSGDYYLMIVEQETDESLCWSEQGTSPTEVQPLLLTFDFTGICGRKADSNAYSIRMADRDLGLHYSLRVVQEGDELFLRGYSNLDFSTPPIEIGRTQGISSTGFTRISLNPGWRLTRRMFEETELGHIYLTSDLPLTSTEPISQN; encoded by the coding sequence ATGAATTCAATCGACAGTCTGTCACTCGCTTGGCGCACCCTACTGGCCACTTGCGGTGCCGCAGCGATCGCGCTGACGGGGGCCGCCACTCTGGCCTCGGGCGTAGAACCGGAAGTCCCAAATCTGGATGCTTCTGGCACGCCTGCCACTGTGGCCCCCTCGTCTCGAGCAGCAGCAAATGCCCGTTCCCTCTTTGACAAGCAAGAAGTCGATATCGAAGCCTTTATTGCGATGGCTGCTCCTCGGGGCCGATCCGGCGATTACTATCTGATGATTGTCGAACAAGAGACAGACGAAAGTCTGTGTTGGAGCGAGCAGGGTACTAGCCCCACCGAAGTCCAGCCGCTACTGCTGACCTTTGATTTCACTGGTATTTGCGGACGCAAAGCAGACAGCAATGCCTATTCGATTCGAATGGCCGATCGCGATTTGGGGTTGCACTACAGCCTCAGGGTCGTGCAGGAAGGGGACGAGCTGTTTTTGCGGGGCTACTCCAACCTCGATTTCAGCACTCCTCCCATCGAGATTGGTCGAACCCAAGGCATTAGCAGCACTGGCTTCACTCGCATTTCGCTCAATCCCGGCTGGCGTTTGACCCGCCGGATGTTTGAGGAAACAGAGTTGGGTCATATCTACTTGACGAGCGATCTGCCCTTAACGAGTACCGAGCCCATTAGCCAGAACTAG